A stretch of DNA from Desulfosarcina ovata subsp. ovata:
AACACTTACCCCATGAATACGGAAAGAATATTATTGCGGGCATTGACATGCTGGATGGTGACCTGGACCAGGTCCTCGGGTTTCAAATCGATACCGCTGGATTGGGGCAGGTTGCACTCGATCATGTAGCTTTTCAGCAAAACGGCGTATGCGTTGCGCCGCCGCTGCAAAACAATGGCTTCTTCCTTTTCTCCGATGCGCCCCTCAAGGTACTTGAGCAGCCAGTAACGGTTTCTGCGGAATTGAATCCGGCCCACATCCGCCATGGGGCGGGCCAGTTGCTCGATAATCGCTTCGATTTCAGTTTTGGAATAGGGGGCTTCGAGCCCCAGGCCCGCCCGTAACTGGCGTTGGGTGACCAGATCAAAGTATTTGCGGATGGGGGAACTGGCGGTCACATAGGCGTCCAGGCCCAGTCCGCAATGATGGTCGGGCGTTGGGCTGAGGACAAAACGGTTGAGTTGTTTGCGTTGCATCCAGTTCTGAAACAGGGTGCCGGTGCCGTTTTTGAGAATTCGGCTTTTGGGTTTCGGTTGGGATCTGAAAATTGCCGGGATATCATTTTCTGCCAGGAATTTTGCCGACAGCCAGTTGGACAGAATCATCATTTCGGCGATCAGCATCCGTCCGGGACTTTCCCGGTTCACCCGATTGACCATGGGAACGCCGGTTTCATCCAGCCAGACGTTGATCTCCGGAAGGATGATCTGGATGGCGCCCTGGCTCAACCGTTTTTCCCTGAACCGGATGGCGATATCGTGGAGCCGTTCGATGGCGTCACTGGTGTCGGCGCTCATGTTGGCTTCAAAATAGCTGAGTTGGTGATCGACGCGAATGATGGAAGGGAATATGTCGTAACTGATGATGTCGCCGGTACGGCTGACCTTCACCATGGTGCTGATGGCTGGCCGGATATGCCCCTTTTTCAGGCTCAGTCGGTTTTCCGCGAGCACGGGTGGTGCCATGCTGATCCGGTTGTCGGGCAGATAGATGGAACTGCCGCGGGAGAGGGCTTCCTGATCCAAACGATCGCCCTTTTTGATGAACTGGGCCACATCGGAGATGTGGATGCCCACGAGAAGATGGTCATTTCGGATTTCTATGCTCAGGGCATCGTCAAAGTCTAGGGTTGACTGGCCGTCGATCGTGAGGGTCGGCAGGTGGGTCAGATCCACCCGTCCGGTTTTCCTCAGGGCGTCGTCGGATAGCGTTGATATGGATTGGGCCAGGTCAAGGGCTCCCGCTGAAAAATCGGTGGGAATATGGTAACGCAAAAGATCCACGTTCTCATCCACACACCATTCTCCCACTGCCACCAGATGGTTGAAAAGTCCGTCAATGGCCTTCAGTTCGGCGTTTTTCATGATCGCCCTGGCCGTTTCACAATGGGGGCTGTCTTTCTCAAACAGAAAATAGGATTTAAATATTTCCGAAAGCTCCTGGTGCCGCTCCGGCCGGGAATCCATCGAGCCTGAGCGAACAGCGTTGATCCAGGCGGCGCCGGACGCGATGAGCCGCTGCTGGCGGGCCGCCTTCTCTTCAAGGGCAATGATGGCGGCCAGCTCTTCTTCGGTATAGGGTCGGAAGCGATCCGGCTTGAATTTAAAATGATGACGGCTTTTAAACATTGCCCGGATGACACCGGATTCATGGTCATCATCCATATCGGTCGGAAAGCAGAGGCCGGTCATGGTATTCAGGTCGATCCAACCTGGCTCCGGGCTCAGCACATCCCAAAGTTCGGCAATATCGATCTGGTCGGCGAGGGCGATTCGCTTTTCGGCAATTGCCCTCAGATGTTCCACCAGTCGGTTGCGGCCCAATGACAGGTCCAGACGCATTTTGGATCGATGACACAGCCGTTGAAACGCGATTTTTACTTCCCGATTGTTTTCCGTTAGCAGTTGCAACCGCTGGTTGCCACCTTCCATCACAACGGCGCAAATGATTTTTTGGTCATCAATATATTCTACAATTTCACCTGATTCCATAGCGAATGGTATTAACAACCCTCCTGATGAAAGTCAACGCATGACGGATAAGGCTGGGGAAAGAAATAATTCCGCCAGCCTAAGTAACAAAAAGGCAGAGCGCTTGGCCCTGCCTTGTGCAAATGGATGAGTGGTAATGTACGTTAGTTTACCGCATCCTTAAGCGCTTTTGCGGGGACGAATTTCGGGACTATTCTGGCCTCAATCTTGATTTCGGCACCGGTTTGGGGATTTCGCCCGGTGCGGGCTTCGCGCTTGGCGGTTTTGAAACTGCCAAAACCGGCAATTTGAACCGTATCGTTGCTTTTCAGTGCATCGACGACAGCACCGAAGACGCAATCGATCACTTCCTGGGCCTGCTTTTTGGTTGAAACCAGTTTTGCTACTTCGTTAACCAAATCACCTTTATTCATCGTTCATTCTCCTTCATTTAAATGGATTCCCATAAGGCCGGTTAAGGTGGCCACCTATAACTGCAATTGCCCTGTCCGTCAAGAGATTATAAGGATTTGGCGAGTCCGGTGAAAACTGCTCCCGGCGTGTCCAATGCGGGTCAGCCGGCCGTCCCGTCAGTGAAAAAGCGAGTGTTGGAAAGAGTATTTCAGCGTTAGGCGCAATAAGTTCCAGGAAGCAGTCGCGTAGGTATAAATTTATCAATAATACAATGGGTTGAAAGTGATATGGCAACGCTCGGCTCTCGCTGTCAGGCGGGAAAGAACGTAATTAAGACCGCCGTCAGCGAAACAGCCTACCGGAAAGGCGCCAGTTCAAATCGCCAGCGCCTGGCCCCATCCTGGTCCGGATTGTCCGTTTCGGCAATGGACAGCCGCTTGAAGTCCTCCTGAAGCACGGTTTTGGCATGTGGCCCAGTAACTTTGGTCCCCGAAAAGACCGTTCCGGCGATCTTGACAATGGCCAGGCCGGTACTGGTTTTCTGCGCTTCATTGATTTTGTCGAGCCGTTCGTTTAACTCACCGATATCCGCTAATATTTCTGCAACCGTCTTTTCCGTATCGGCAATTTCCAGTTTGACGGTATCATCCTCCTCCATGAGTCGGGCCACTTCGGTGTCAAGGGCGGACTGTTTGGATTTCAGCTCCTGGAGGGTGTTTTTCAATTTTTGCAGGGTCTCCTTTCCCTGCTTCAAGCCCACGTCCTTGATTTTTTTCTGCAGGCGGCGGCGTTGAACCATGTATCTGTCCTGCTCCTGGGCCACCTCTCCCAGATGGGTATTGATCTCATCGGAGTGGTCGTTGAGTCCGTCAACCCGCTCGGTCAGTTTTTCCTGCTCCGTTTTGAGCCCCTGAATTTCTGCTTTGATGGCGTCGGCTTCCCGTTCCAGTTGACGATCAATACCGACCGTCAGCTCGCTGGGTCGTGCCGCTTCCGTACCGATATCCATGGTGATAATTCCCATTTTTGCGGAAATGGTCGATGCGATAATGGTGCCGTCGTTGATCAGACAGCGCCCGTTGGCTTCAATGAAAGATTCGATGATTTCCCTTTCCACGGCGATGTCGCCAGTGGCAATGATGTCGGTACTTTTGATATGACCGGCCTTCAGATTTC
This window harbors:
- a CDS encoding HU family DNA-binding protein, with protein sequence MNKGDLVNEVAKLVSTKKQAQEVIDCVFGAVVDALKSNDTVQIAGFGSFKTAKREARTGRNPQTGAEIKIEARIVPKFVPAKALKDAVN
- a CDS encoding ribonuclease catalytic domain-containing protein, yielding MQLLTENNREVKIAFQRLCHRSKMRLDLSLGRNRLVEHLRAIAEKRIALADQIDIAELWDVLSPEPGWIDLNTMTGLCFPTDMDDDHESGVIRAMFKSRHHFKFKPDRFRPYTEEELAAIIALEEKAARQQRLIASGAAWINAVRSGSMDSRPERHQELSEIFKSYFLFEKDSPHCETARAIMKNAELKAIDGLFNHLVAVGEWCVDENVDLLRYHIPTDFSAGALDLAQSISTLSDDALRKTGRVDLTHLPTLTIDGQSTLDFDDALSIEIRNDHLLVGIHISDVAQFIKKGDRLDQEALSRGSSIYLPDNRISMAPPVLAENRLSLKKGHIRPAISTMVKVSRTGDIISYDIFPSIIRVDHQLSYFEANMSADTSDAIERLHDIAIRFREKRLSQGAIQIILPEINVWLDETGVPMVNRVNRESPGRMLIAEMMILSNWLSAKFLAENDIPAIFRSQPKPKSRILKNGTGTLFQNWMQRKQLNRFVLSPTPDHHCGLGLDAYVTASSPIRKYFDLVTQRQLRAGLGLEAPYSKTEIEAIIEQLARPMADVGRIQFRRNRYWLLKYLEGRIGEKEEAIVLQRRRNAYAVLLKSYMIECNLPQSSGIDLKPEDLVQVTIQHVNARNNILSVFMG